The following proteins come from a genomic window of Lachnoclostridium phytofermentans ISDg:
- a CDS encoding ABC transporter ATP-binding protein: MSLLEVKNLKKIYTTRFGGNQVQALSNVSFSVEQGEYVAIMGESGSGKTTLLNILASLDKPSSGEVLLDGKSLNTIKESEISAFRRNNLGFVFQDFNLLDTFSLQDNIFLPLVLSGKQYDEMKERLQKIAARLGISDLLNKFPYEVSGGQKQRAAVARALITNPRLILADEPTGALDSRATDSLLKVFSDLNDEGQTILMVTHSTKAASHAKRVLFIKDGEVYHQLYRAGMSKEDMFAKISDTLTMIATGSARGGDIHE; the protein is encoded by the coding sequence ATGTCATTATTAGAAGTTAAAAATTTAAAGAAAATATATACCACACGATTTGGTGGAAATCAGGTTCAAGCCTTATCGAATGTCTCATTTTCGGTGGAGCAAGGAGAATACGTTGCCATTATGGGTGAGTCTGGCTCTGGAAAAACAACATTACTAAACATCTTAGCTTCTCTTGATAAGCCAAGCAGTGGAGAAGTGCTGTTAGATGGTAAGAGCCTTAACACAATAAAAGAGTCTGAGATATCAGCATTTCGACGTAATAATTTAGGGTTCGTATTTCAGGATTTTAATTTACTTGATACATTTTCCCTACAAGATAATATCTTTTTACCATTAGTTTTATCTGGTAAGCAGTATGATGAAATGAAAGAAAGACTTCAAAAGATTGCTGCAAGATTAGGTATCTCAGATTTGTTAAATAAATTCCCTTATGAAGTATCCGGAGGACAGAAACAAAGAGCTGCAGTTGCAAGAGCATTGATAACAAATCCACGCTTAATTCTTGCGGACGAGCCAACAGGTGCACTTGATTCTAGAGCTACCGATAGTTTACTAAAGGTATTCTCAGATCTCAATGACGAAGGTCAGACTATTTTAATGGTAACCCATAGTACAAAGGCTGCTAGCCATGCAAAAAGAGTACTTTTTATCAAGGATGGTGAAGTGTATCATCAACTATACCGTGCTGGTATGTCAAAAGAAGATATGTTTGCTAAAATATCTGACACACTAACTATGATAGCAACTGGATCTGCTCGCGGGGGTGACATACATGAATAG
- a CDS encoding helix-turn-helix domain-containing protein yields the protein MYNVMLIEDEKMDRVEECRVQAEDLEQGTYFAQIAAQMQRYIQENYSKDISLQDAAKTMCYSEAYFSRLFKQCFHVNFTVYLTQYRIRIAKQLMLKQNISIKEIGARVGYTDNNYFTKVFRRSTGLNPSEYRTRLMGKLMEGKYVC from the coding sequence ATGTACAATGTAATGTTAATAGAGGATGAGAAAATGGACCGAGTGGAAGAATGCAGAGTACAAGCGGAGGATTTGGAGCAAGGAACTTACTTCGCACAAATAGCTGCTCAGATGCAGAGATACATTCAGGAAAATTATTCGAAGGACATCTCACTTCAAGATGCAGCTAAGACTATGTGTTATTCCGAAGCTTATTTTAGTAGGTTATTTAAGCAGTGTTTTCATGTAAATTTTACAGTATATCTTACACAATATCGCATTAGAATAGCAAAGCAATTGATGTTAAAACAAAATATTAGTATTAAGGAGATTGGTGCTAGAGTTGGATACACCGATAATAATTATTTTACCAAGGTATTCCGTAGAAGCACCGGTCTTAATCCATCAGAATATCGTACTAGGTTAATGGGTAAACTTATGGAAGGAAAATATGTTTGCTAA
- a CDS encoding CD3324 family protein: MSYVKAENILPYELIEQIQDYIDGTSIYIPKKEENKSPWGAKTNTRLELEQRNVAIYKRYSQGKNYRILAAEFYLSEKSIQRIVLEQRRKDINKSE; the protein is encoded by the coding sequence ATGAGCTATGTAAAGGCTGAAAATATATTGCCTTATGAATTAATTGAACAAATACAAGATTATATTGATGGTACATCCATTTATATACCTAAGAAAGAGGAAAATAAGAGTCCCTGGGGTGCGAAAACCAATACTAGATTGGAACTGGAACAAAGAAATGTTGCTATTTACAAGCGATATTCACAGGGGAAGAATTATAGGATTCTTGCAGCGGAATTCTATCTCTCGGAGAAAAGTATTCAAAGAATTGTTTTAGAGCAACGACGGAAAGATATTAACAAAAGTGAGTAG
- a CDS encoding aminoglycoside phosphotransferase family protein: MEYKMIGQGNTANVYEWEDGKVLKLFHQGYPINSVKKEYENAKRLNLMNFEKPMVYDIVAVSEQYGILYDKVNGISMFDWLMTTGDMKVCAQKIAQLQNRINENKANEFMDYKEFLQNNLQRVVLSGDMEARKQGEEMLHLLTTLKDGENLCHGDYHPGNIFIEGDKVSVIDFMNCCKGPREYDIARSLYLMQYSPIPQNMPGVEELLKAREQLADHYLNYMKVSRKELKDYLAVISVSRGGE; this comes from the coding sequence ATGGAATACAAAATGATTGGGCAAGGAAATACCGCTAACGTTTATGAATGGGAAGATGGAAAGGTATTAAAATTATTTCATCAAGGATATCCAATCAATTCTGTTAAAAAAGAGTATGAGAATGCAAAGAGATTGAATCTGATGAACTTTGAAAAACCAATGGTGTATGATATTGTTGCGGTCTCAGAGCAATATGGTATTCTATATGATAAAGTGAATGGAATTTCTATGTTCGATTGGCTGATGACGACTGGAGATATGAAAGTCTGTGCTCAAAAAATAGCACAGCTACAAAATAGAATTAATGAGAATAAAGCAAATGAATTTATGGATTATAAAGAATTCTTGCAAAACAATCTACAGCGCGTTGTCCTTTCAGGGGATATGGAAGCTAGAAAACAGGGTGAAGAGATGCTTCACTTGCTTACAACATTAAAAGATGGAGAGAATCTATGCCATGGAGATTATCATCCGGGCAATATTTTTATAGAAGGGGATAAGGTATCTGTCATTGACTTTATGAACTGTTGTAAAGGTCCTAGAGAATATGATATTGCTAGGAGTCTATATCTAATGCAATATTCACCGATTCCGCAAAATATGCCTGGAGTGGAGGAATTATTAAAGGCCAGAGAACAATTAGCAGATCACTATCTGAATTATATGAAGGTAAGTAGAAAAGAGTTGAAAGATTATCTAGCTGTTATTTCAGTCTCAAGAGGTGGCGAATAG
- a CDS encoding sensor histidine kinase yields MENIRKNIRKNKKQSINIVFKLLVSYIKRHISIIVSAGITIVLFLIVFSLYNLPVEAVLYATALSIVAVSLFGIIRFYIYYKRQQKLQWLKQTITLSELEFPQPQDKIEEDYQEIIRILSERYTKMLSDVDVKLSDMIDYYTMWVHQIKTPIAAMRLLLQSEEMSMSEELQDQLFKIEQYVGMVLQYLRVESMSGDMLLSRYDLDDIVKQAIKKHAKSFIRKKITLHYEEIQKIVLTDEKWLVFAIEQLISNALKYTNSGSISIYLDAELEDTLVIEDTGIGISPEDLPRVCEKGYTGYNGRADKKSTGIGLYLCKRILNKLSHTLTITSEVSIGTKVYIGLATKELTVE; encoded by the coding sequence ATGGAGAACATAAGGAAGAACATAAGGAAGAATAAGAAACAGAGTATTAACATAGTATTTAAGCTCTTAGTTTCTTATATAAAAAGACATATATCAATTATTGTGTCCGCAGGGATAACGATAGTACTATTTCTTATCGTATTCAGTCTATATAATCTTCCAGTCGAAGCGGTTTTGTATGCCACTGCATTATCCATTGTAGCAGTTAGTTTATTTGGTATAATACGTTTTTATATCTATTATAAGAGGCAGCAAAAACTTCAATGGTTAAAGCAGACAATCACCCTATCAGAACTAGAATTTCCGCAACCACAGGATAAGATAGAGGAAGATTATCAAGAAATTATCCGCATATTAAGTGAAAGGTATACAAAGATGTTATCTGATGTAGATGTAAAATTATCAGACATGATAGACTATTATACCATGTGGGTACATCAGATTAAGACACCAATTGCAGCAATGCGTTTGTTATTACAGAGTGAAGAAATGTCAATGTCAGAGGAATTACAAGATCAATTATTTAAAATAGAGCAATATGTAGGAATGGTACTCCAATACCTGCGTGTAGAGAGTATGTCAGGAGATATGCTATTATCACGGTATGACCTTGATGATATTGTAAAACAAGCTATAAAAAAGCATGCAAAGTCTTTTATCAGAAAGAAGATTACATTACATTATGAAGAAATTCAAAAAATTGTATTAACAGATGAAAAATGGCTCGTCTTTGCGATAGAACAGTTAATATCAAATGCATTAAAATACACGAATTCAGGTAGTATCTCAATTTATTTAGATGCAGAACTTGAAGATACCTTAGTAATAGAAGATACCGGTATTGGTATTAGCCCTGAGGATTTGCCAAGAGTATGTGAGAAAGGTTACACTGGATATAATGGTAGAGCAGATAAAAAATCTACTGGAATCGGTTTATATCTTTGCAAACGTATCTTAAATAAGTTATCGCACACCCTGACGATAACCTCCGAAGTTTCGATAGGAACTAAGGTGTATATAGGCTTGGCTACGAAAGAATTAACCGTGGAATAA
- the ispF gene encoding 2-C-methyl-D-erythritol 2,4-cyclodiphosphate synthase has translation MRIGMGYDVHKLVEGRDLIIGGVTVPYEKGLLGHSDADVLVHAIMDAILGAAALGDIGKHFPDTSKEYEGVSSIVLLEKVKELVEKECYIIGNIDATIIAQRPKMAQYIPQMVTNIAKTLHISEKQVNVKATTEEGLGFTGSGDGISAQAICLLNTVDNYAYDGTDSVAYVYDPEATETKNCSGCQGCCRNK, from the coding sequence ATGAGAATAGGAATGGGTTATGATGTTCATAAATTAGTAGAAGGACGCGATTTAATTATAGGAGGCGTTACGGTACCTTATGAAAAGGGTTTGTTAGGTCATTCAGATGCAGACGTTTTAGTTCATGCCATTATGGATGCCATCCTTGGTGCTGCAGCGCTTGGAGATATAGGAAAGCATTTTCCAGATACATCAAAAGAGTATGAAGGTGTTTCAAGTATAGTTTTATTAGAAAAAGTGAAAGAATTAGTTGAGAAAGAATGTTATATCATTGGGAACATCGATGCTACAATCATCGCACAGCGACCAAAGATGGCACAGTACATTCCTCAAATGGTTACTAATATTGCAAAAACTCTTCATATCTCAGAAAAACAGGTTAATGTCAAGGCAACTACAGAAGAAGGACTTGGCTTTACTGGTAGCGGGGATGGAATTTCCGCTCAGGCAATTTGTTTGTTAAATACAGTTGATAACTATGCGTACGATGGTACAGATAGTGTTGCATATGTTTATGATCCTGAAGCCACAGAAACAAAAAACTGTTCTGGTTGTCAGGGATGTTGCAGGAATAAATGA
- a CDS encoding glycoside hydrolase family 3 C-terminal domain-containing protein, with the protein MGNASYLETPLWDNSLPLKKRLDYLVENLTLEEKFEFLGTGCPTIERLGIQSTFHGGEAAHGIEARHDQSFNKGEPEPTTIFPQPIGMSSTWDTTLLTKIGVTVGNEARVLYQRHKNGGLCRWAPTIDMERDPRWGRTEEAYGEDPYLTGKMASAYIQGMRGVDPFYIRCGATLKHFYANNTEKDRIFSSSSIDPRNKHEYYLEPFKRAITEGKAEAIMTAYNEINGVPCIVNNEVKNIVKEQWGLRGHVVCDGGDMMQTVSDHKYFGSHAETIAYGLKAGIDCFTDNREVVKQAAKEAYQAGLITEADLDTSICNSFSTRIRLGYFDAIGQNPYAHITEKYINSEENKSLTLEAATKAMVLLKNEGQILPLTKENSSFCVIGPLSDVWYKDWYSGIPPYSVTPLQGIKEYNKGTRKNLTNSKVVDGLPRVRIRYQEKYLCVTEEGFVTLGSKELAETFTITDWGNGNLTIATSQGKYLSADEEEGLITATKTEVFEWFVKEAFDFHLVGNLGEKSFQTIFEILSEQKRQEISVTIDTWKDDYVAINKEGKLSFSKEEKVTLDLELVSDGIEEAKEYTKNSDYAILVMGCNPVINSKEEIDRNDLDLPPYQERLIKQVHKVNPKVILVLITNYPYAIRWEKEHIPAIITTTSGSQELGNAIAAVLFGDVSPSGRLPMTWYLDTKDLPPIEDYDIIRGNRTYQYFNKEVLYPFGHGLTYTTMQYQKLTVQLEDFTNLLIKVTIANTGNRISDEVVQVYVRQEVSRTVRPRLQLKAFERVKNILPGEKREIEFIISTSDLTYYDVVNGGMILEESEYTILVGASSEDIRLRETAFIPGVKVGSRNLRKKILADHYDDCRNSYLHRGSLGDTAVVVKNKTEAAILLYRDVRIEEKPIKFHSTVQCVGEGSLIVSYIKQSDVASSEVKLGDITLENQDKFCDVIIPINWDRITCNEVITLKITLLEEMKLSSFYAE; encoded by the coding sequence ATGGGTAATGCATCATATCTTGAAACACCATTATGGGATAATAGTTTACCTCTTAAGAAAAGGTTAGATTATCTCGTTGAAAACCTGACATTGGAAGAAAAATTTGAGTTTCTAGGGACAGGATGTCCGACGATTGAACGCCTTGGAATACAAAGTACCTTTCATGGAGGAGAGGCTGCGCATGGTATAGAAGCAAGACACGACCAGTCATTTAATAAAGGAGAGCCGGAACCAACGACAATATTTCCGCAACCGATTGGAATGAGCTCTACTTGGGATACGACACTTTTAACTAAGATTGGCGTAACAGTTGGTAATGAAGCTAGAGTTTTATATCAACGTCACAAAAATGGAGGTTTGTGCCGTTGGGCGCCAACGATAGACATGGAACGTGATCCACGTTGGGGACGAACAGAAGAAGCTTATGGGGAGGACCCCTATCTTACAGGGAAGATGGCTTCTGCATATATTCAAGGTATGCGTGGAGTTGATCCGTTTTATATTCGTTGCGGTGCGACCTTAAAGCATTTCTACGCTAATAATACAGAAAAGGATAGAATTTTTTCATCCTCTTCTATCGACCCTAGAAATAAACATGAGTATTATTTAGAACCTTTCAAACGTGCAATTACAGAGGGGAAAGCCGAAGCTATTATGACGGCATACAACGAAATTAATGGAGTCCCTTGTATTGTAAATAATGAAGTAAAAAACATTGTAAAAGAACAGTGGGGGCTTCGTGGGCATGTTGTATGTGATGGTGGTGACATGATGCAAACAGTTAGTGATCATAAATATTTTGGCTCCCATGCAGAAACCATTGCCTATGGGTTAAAAGCAGGTATTGATTGTTTCACTGATAATCGTGAAGTGGTTAAACAAGCAGCCAAAGAAGCTTATCAAGCCGGGTTGATTACAGAGGCAGATTTGGATACCTCGATTTGTAATTCATTTTCAACCAGAATCCGTCTTGGTTATTTTGATGCGATAGGACAAAACCCATATGCACATATAACCGAAAAATATATTAATAGTGAAGAGAATAAATCTTTAACGCTAGAAGCTGCAACAAAAGCCATGGTATTATTAAAGAATGAAGGACAGATATTGCCACTTACTAAAGAAAATTCATCCTTTTGTGTGATCGGTCCATTATCCGATGTTTGGTATAAAGATTGGTATAGTGGGATACCACCATATTCCGTAACACCATTACAAGGTATCAAAGAGTACAACAAAGGGACTCGTAAGAATCTTACGAATTCTAAGGTGGTGGATGGATTACCTCGCGTTAGAATTCGATATCAAGAGAAATATCTTTGTGTAACAGAGGAAGGTTTTGTCACACTAGGGAGTAAAGAATTAGCAGAGACATTTACTATCACAGACTGGGGTAACGGAAATCTGACCATAGCGACTAGTCAAGGGAAATACCTGTCAGCAGATGAGGAAGAAGGACTTATTACTGCAACTAAGACGGAAGTATTTGAATGGTTTGTAAAAGAAGCATTTGATTTCCATCTTGTGGGTAATTTAGGCGAAAAAAGTTTTCAAACTATATTTGAAATTCTAAGTGAACAAAAAAGACAGGAAATATCCGTAACAATAGATACTTGGAAGGATGATTATGTAGCGATTAATAAGGAAGGAAAGCTTTCATTTTCTAAGGAAGAAAAAGTTACATTGGATCTTGAACTTGTATCCGATGGTATCGAAGAAGCGAAAGAATATACAAAGAATAGTGATTATGCTATTCTAGTAATGGGTTGTAATCCTGTTATTAACAGTAAAGAAGAAATTGATCGGAATGATTTAGATCTACCGCCATATCAAGAAAGATTAATAAAGCAAGTACATAAAGTAAATCCTAAGGTAATTCTTGTACTTATAACAAATTATCCATATGCAATACGCTGGGAAAAGGAACATATTCCGGCAATTATAACGACTACATCTGGAAGTCAAGAACTTGGTAATGCGATTGCTGCTGTGTTATTTGGTGATGTATCACCATCGGGTAGGTTGCCAATGACTTGGTATCTCGATACGAAGGATTTACCACCGATAGAGGATTATGATATTATTCGCGGTAACCGAACTTACCAGTATTTTAACAAAGAGGTGTTATACCCATTTGGACATGGTCTTACCTATACAACTATGCAATATCAAAAGCTTACAGTGCAATTAGAGGATTTTACTAATCTATTAATTAAAGTAACTATTGCAAATACAGGAAATAGAATTAGTGATGAAGTGGTGCAGGTTTATGTGAGGCAGGAAGTCTCAAGAACTGTTAGACCTCGTTTGCAGCTAAAAGCTTTTGAGAGAGTAAAGAATATCTTACCTGGAGAGAAGAGGGAGATAGAATTTATAATTTCTACCAGTGATTTAACCTATTATGATGTAGTAAATGGTGGTATGATATTAGAAGAATCTGAGTATACAATCTTAGTTGGGGCATCTTCTGAGGACATTAGACTACGCGAAACAGCTTTCATTCCTGGAGTGAAAGTGGGATCTCGAAATCTTAGGAAAAAGATTTTAGCGGATCATTATGACGACTGCAGGAATTCGTACCTACACCGTGGAAGCTTAGGTGATACTGCGGTTGTTGTTAAGAATAAAACTGAAGCAGCGATACTTCTTTACCGAGATGTTAGAATAGAAGAAAAGCCAATTAAATTTCATTCTACCGTTCAATGTGTGGGTGAAGGAAGTCTGATAGTTTCATACATTAAGCAAAGTGATGTAGCGAGTTCCGAGGTAAAACTAGGTGATATTACTTTAGAGAATCAAGATAAGTTTTGTGATGTTATCATACCAATTAACTGGGATAGAATAACATGCAATGAAGTCATTACATTAAAAATTACATTGTTAGAAGAGATGAAATTATCCTCTTTCTATGCAGAATGA
- a CDS encoding ABC transporter permease, translated as MNSSLYAKLAATNIRKNAKNYVPYILTCLITIMMFYMMCFLANNSALSTMSGGGSLTVILGLGTIVIGIFAVIFLFYTNSFLIKRRKKEIGLYNILGMEKKHIAKVLAFENLYVAIISLTLGLSFGILLSKLMVLALGKMLNFEIAFGFEISEFAVVTTLILFVVIFLLLLLNNLRQIHLANPIELLRGKQVGEKEPKTKWLLTLIGLACLSGGYYISVTTTSPLDAIGLFFIAVILVIIGTYCVFTAGSIAVLKMLRKNKRYYYKANHFISVSGMIYRMKQNAVGLANICILSTMVLVMISSTVSLYIGFDDSLKNMFPKNIQISGRDISEEEGKEIEKVIAGITNSQQVEQKDMISYRFVSQLAKKQGNQFLKSDTGYYKDGILLYMIPLSDYNKILGETKTLESDEVFVKYMKSKLSEDTITFGKESYHIKEISEVSQNDFFYSPEMIDTYYIILPDTDSLEKISKELSDIGEDFNRKIQYYYGFDLDAPREKQLELYENIQELRTQDNVELYQKFYVQSVENVRDEFFFVYGGLFFLGIFLGTLFLMATVLIMYYKQISEGNDDRERFEIMQKVGMSQEEVKKTIHSQVLTVFFLPIVAAAIHIAFAFNVITKLLAVLGLFNVTLFATCTLVTLGVFIIFYAVVYGLTARTYYRIVKH; from the coding sequence ATGAATAGTTCTTTATATGCAAAACTTGCTGCAACGAACATTCGTAAAAACGCTAAAAATTATGTGCCATACATTCTTACTTGTTTGATAACGATAATGATGTTTTACATGATGTGTTTTTTGGCAAATAATTCTGCTCTAAGTACTATGTCAGGTGGGGGATCGCTTACCGTAATTTTAGGTCTAGGAACGATAGTAATCGGAATTTTTGCAGTTATTTTTCTTTTTTATACGAATAGTTTTTTAATTAAGCGAAGAAAAAAAGAAATCGGTCTTTATAACATATTGGGAATGGAGAAGAAGCACATTGCCAAGGTGTTGGCATTTGAAAATCTTTATGTTGCAATAATCAGCCTAACTTTAGGATTATCATTCGGCATTTTACTTAGTAAGTTAATGGTCTTAGCGCTTGGTAAGATGCTAAATTTCGAGATAGCTTTTGGATTTGAAATCTCTGAGTTTGCTGTAGTAACTACATTGATTTTATTTGTTGTTATTTTCTTATTACTTTTACTAAATAATTTACGACAAATTCATCTGGCAAATCCAATTGAATTACTACGTGGAAAACAAGTAGGGGAGAAAGAACCGAAAACAAAGTGGCTTCTTACGTTGATTGGTTTAGCTTGTTTATCTGGCGGTTATTATATTTCCGTAACAACAACATCGCCTTTGGATGCCATAGGATTATTTTTTATCGCAGTAATCTTAGTTATTATAGGAACTTACTGTGTATTTACCGCAGGTAGTATCGCTGTTCTAAAAATGCTTCGTAAAAATAAGAGATATTATTACAAAGCGAATCATTTTATCTCAGTATCTGGTATGATATACCGTATGAAACAAAATGCAGTCGGTTTAGCAAATATTTGTATCTTAAGTACTATGGTTCTTGTTATGATATCCTCTACTGTATCTCTTTATATTGGATTTGATGACTCTCTAAAAAATATGTTCCCAAAAAACATTCAAATATCTGGACGTGATATTAGTGAGGAAGAGGGAAAAGAAATTGAAAAAGTGATAGCAGGGATTACTAATAGCCAGCAAGTAGAGCAAAAAGATATGATTTCTTATCGTTTTGTGAGTCAATTGGCAAAGAAACAGGGAAACCAGTTTCTAAAGAGTGACACTGGTTACTATAAGGATGGAATACTTCTTTATATGATACCACTTTCAGATTATAATAAGATACTTGGAGAAACAAAAACACTAGAATCAGATGAAGTATTTGTTAAGTATATGAAAAGTAAATTATCTGAGGACACGATAACATTTGGGAAAGAAAGTTATCATATTAAAGAAATATCAGAAGTGTCCCAAAATGATTTCTTTTATTCACCGGAGATGATCGATACCTATTATATCATCTTGCCTGATACAGATTCCTTAGAAAAAATCAGTAAAGAATTAAGTGATATAGGAGAAGATTTCAATAGAAAAATCCAATATTATTACGGATTTGATCTTGATGCACCAAGAGAAAAGCAATTGGAGCTATATGAAAATATTCAAGAATTAAGAACTCAAGATAATGTAGAATTATATCAAAAATTTTATGTACAAAGTGTAGAAAACGTAAGAGATGAATTCTTCTTTGTCTATGGCGGTCTCTTTTTCCTTGGTATCTTTTTAGGAACACTGTTCTTAATGGCAACCGTACTGATCATGTATTATAAACAGATTTCAGAAGGAAATGACGATAGAGAACGATTTGAAATTATGCAAAAAGTTGGTATGAGTCAAGAGGAAGTAAAAAAGACGATTCACAGTCAGGTGTTAACGGTATTTTTCCTTCCGATCGTAGCTGCTGCTATCCATATTGCTTTTGCATTTAACGTAATTACAAAGCTATTGGCAGTTTTAGGTTTATTCAATGTTACTCTATTTGCAACTTGTACATTAGTGACTTTAGGAGTATTTATTATATTCTATGCTGTTGTTTATGGACTTACTGCCAGAACTTATTATCGTATTGTGAAACACTAA
- a CDS encoding response regulator transcription factor → MYKILMIEDDMTIAKAIKDHLCKWGYETEYITDFQNVTEQVIKFEPHLVLLDVYLPYYNGFHWCSEIRRVSKVPVVFLSSAADNMNIVMAMNMGGDDFIAKPVDLNVLTAKVQAILRRTYSFQGQLNAIEHNGAILNLSDMSMICGHEKVELTKNEFRIMQILMENIGRAITREAIMERLWENDSFVDDNTLTVNVNRLRKKLDDAGLENYITTKKGVGYMVM, encoded by the coding sequence ATGTATAAAATCTTAATGATAGAAGACGACATGACCATTGCAAAGGCAATTAAAGATCATCTGTGCAAATGGGGTTATGAAACAGAATATATTACCGATTTTCAGAATGTAACAGAACAGGTAATTAAATTCGAACCTCATCTGGTTTTATTGGATGTTTATCTGCCTTATTATAATGGTTTTCATTGGTGTAGTGAGATAAGACGAGTATCGAAAGTACCTGTGGTGTTTTTGTCATCCGCCGCAGATAATATGAATATAGTGATGGCGATGAATATGGGTGGCGATGACTTTATAGCAAAGCCTGTAGACCTTAATGTACTGACTGCAAAAGTTCAGGCAATCCTACGCAGAACTTATTCCTTTCAAGGACAATTAAATGCGATTGAACATAATGGAGCAATTTTAAATCTAAGTGATATGTCTATGATTTGTGGACATGAAAAGGTAGAGTTAACAAAAAATGAGTTCCGTATTATGCAAATCTTAATGGAGAATATCGGACGTGCTATTACAAGAGAAGCGATTATGGAACGTTTATGGGAAAATGATAGCTTTGTTGATGATAATACTTTGACGGTCAATGTGAATAGACTTCGAAAAAAGCTAGATGATGCAGGATTAGAAAATTATATCACTACAAAAAAAGGTGTTGGGTACATGGTAATGTAG